One window of Oryza brachyantha chromosome 12, ObraRS2, whole genome shotgun sequence genomic DNA carries:
- the LOC102712125 gene encoding NAC domain-containing protein 45-like, which produces MVETTANSLVKSEQDGVGLFLPPGFRFHPTDDEVILSYLLQKFLNPSFTSLPIGDVDLNKCEPWDLPSKARMGEKEWFFFAHRGMKYPTGLRTNRATKEGYWKATGKDREIFKPSSNGGSKQLVGMKKTLVFYKGRAPKGSKTNWVMHEFRLHANLHNHNPNLRLNPKDEWVVCKVFHKKGDEATQMQATTVEDVSAGTPNNGSYVEANDDVIADYFFQLDSVDPSIYFSSPAASSSLSAPPDNDAVPYSSVAANGATPTTTSTTNGSFQLPNYSVSGVSSWNNMPTPGAAAGVVLHGHGSSYSLQHQAAMVKALEDVIRVPDFGTVQMPSSNKGLPTRSATAGALQQNYPLGMPHYKLQNYGDTYLRDRS; this is translated from the exons ATGGTGGAGACTACTGCTAATTCCCTCGTGAAGTCGGAGCAAGATGGCGTAGGCCTGTTCTTGCCTCCAGGCTTCAGGTTCCATCCCACCGATGATGAGGTAATTTTAAGCTACCTCCTGCAGAAATTCCTCAACCCTAGCTTCACCTCCTTGCCCATCGGCGATGTCGACCTCAACAAGTGCGAGCCATGGGATCTTCCAA GCAAGGCGAGGATGGGGGAGAAGGAATGGTTCTTTTTCGCCCACAGGGGCATGAAATACCCAACAGGCCTGCGCACCAACCGGGCCACGAAGGAGGGCTACTGGAAGGCCACCGGCAAGGACAGGGAGATCTTCAAGCCTAGCAGCAATGGAGGTAGCAAGCAGCTGGTTGGGATGAAGAAGACGCTGGTGTTCTACAAGGGCAGGGCTCCCAAGGGCAGCAAGACCAACTGGGTGATGCACGAGTTCCGTCTCCACGCCAACCTCCACAACCACAACCCAAACCTACGTCTCAACCCCAAG gatgagtgggTTGTGTGCAAGGTGTTCCACAAGAAGGGAGACGAAGCCACGCAGATGCAGGCTACTACCGTGGAGGACGTCTCTGCCGGAACCCCCAACAACGGCAGCTACGTCGAAGCCAACGACGACGTCATCGCCGATTACTTCTTTCAGCTGGACTCCGTCGATCCAAGCATCTACTTCAGCAGCCCTGCTGCCAGCAGCAGCttgtcggcgccgccggacaACGACGCGGTGCCGTACAGTTCCGTTGCTGCCAACGGTGCAACTCCGACGACGACTAGTACTACTAATGGTAGCTTCCAGCTGCCTAACTACAGCGTGAGTGGTGTCTCCTCTTGGAATAATATGCCTACGCCTGGAGCAGCTGCAGGAGTAGTACTCCATGGCCATGGAAGCAGCTACAGCTTGCAGCACCAGGCAGCAATGGTGAAAGCCCTAGAAGATGTCATTCGTGTCCCGGATTTTGGTACTGTACAGATGCCGAGCAGCAACAAGGGTTTACCAACAAGGTCGGCGACGGCTGGAGCTTTGCAGCAGAATTATCCTCTTGGCATGCCGCATTACAAGCTACAGAACTATGGGGATACTTATCTACGGGACAGATCGTAA